The Neisseria sicca genome includes a window with the following:
- a CDS encoding DUF2818 family protein, whose product MTASMYILLVLALIFANAPFVTTKFFGVFQLKRKHIGHHLVELAVGFILTAVLAYILESRAGAVQHQDWEFYATVVCLYLIFAFPCFVWRYFWHARNRE is encoded by the coding sequence ATGACCGCATCCATGTACATCCTTTTGGTATTGGCACTCATCTTCGCCAACGCCCCCTTCGTTACCACCAAATTTTTCGGTGTATTCCAGCTCAAGCGCAAACATATCGGGCATCACCTCGTCGAATTGGCGGTAGGCTTCATCCTGACCGCCGTCCTCGCCTACATTCTCGAATCCCGCGCCGGCGCGGTTCAGCATCAAGACTGGGAATTTTACGCCACCGTAGTCTGCCTCTACCTGATATTCGCCTTCCCTTGTTTCGTATGGCGTTATTTCTGGCACGCGCGCAACCGCGAATAA
- the nuoN gene encoding NADH-quinone oxidoreductase subunit NuoN: MNLIDLNLMPAMPEIVLFALLIAVLLADLWISDKNRYLTHLMSLGTVIIVAVTQLAVWEQGSTLAFHGMYIADGMSRLSKLVLYGLTFGLFIYSKPYNQARGIFKGEFYTLSLFALLGMSVMVSAAHFLTAYIGLELLSLSLYAMIALRRDSGRSAEAALKYFVLGALASGLLLYGISMVYGATGSLEFATVLASSYSELANEWLLKLGLVFIVVAVAFKLGAVPFHMWVPDVYHGAPTSVAAFVGTAPKIAAVVFAFRILVTGLGTVHHDWSQMFAVLAVASLLIGNLAAIMQANIKRMLAYSTISHMGFILLAFMAGAVGFAAGLYYAITYALMAAVGFGVLMVLSTDNIECEEIKDLAGLNQRHAWFAFLMLLAMFSMAGIPPLMGFYAKFGVIKALLSASTAQNAAMAGSTYIVLAVFAVVMSLIGAFYYLRVVKVMYFDESAHDQPVGSNYVAKFFLSVNAFLLILWGIMPQTVIDWCARALENTL; the protein is encoded by the coding sequence ATGAACTTGATTGATTTGAACTTAATGCCTGCCATGCCCGAAATCGTGCTGTTTGCGCTGCTGATTGCCGTATTGCTGGCAGATTTGTGGATTAGCGATAAAAACCGCTATCTGACCCATTTGATGAGTTTGGGAACCGTTATTATCGTGGCGGTTACGCAGCTGGCGGTGTGGGAGCAGGGCAGTACGTTGGCGTTTCACGGGATGTATATCGCCGACGGTATGTCGCGCCTGTCCAAGCTGGTGTTGTACGGGCTGACCTTCGGGCTGTTTATTTACAGCAAGCCCTATAATCAGGCGCGCGGTATTTTTAAAGGCGAGTTTTATACTTTATCGCTGTTTGCCCTGTTAGGCATGAGCGTGATGGTGAGCGCGGCGCATTTCCTGACCGCCTATATCGGTTTGGAACTTTTGTCGCTGTCGCTTTATGCCATGATTGCGTTGCGCCGCGATTCCGGCCGCTCCGCCGAGGCCGCACTCAAATATTTCGTCTTGGGCGCGCTGGCTTCCGGTCTGTTGCTCTACGGTATTTCGATGGTGTACGGCGCGACGGGTTCGCTGGAATTCGCCACTGTTTTGGCGTCGTCGTACAGCGAGCTTGCCAACGAATGGCTGTTGAAACTGGGGCTGGTGTTTATCGTTGTGGCGGTAGCGTTCAAACTGGGCGCGGTGCCGTTTCATATGTGGGTGCCCGACGTGTACCACGGCGCGCCGACATCCGTCGCCGCGTTTGTCGGTACGGCGCCGAAAATTGCCGCCGTCGTCTTTGCCTTCCGCATCTTGGTTACCGGTTTGGGAACGGTGCATCACGACTGGTCGCAGATGTTCGCCGTGTTGGCAGTGGCATCGCTGTTGATCGGTAACCTTGCCGCCATCATGCAGGCCAACATCAAACGTATGCTTGCCTATTCCACCATATCGCATATGGGTTTCATCCTGCTGGCGTTTATGGCGGGGGCGGTCGGTTTCGCGGCGGGTTTGTATTACGCCATTACTTATGCGCTGATGGCGGCGGTCGGTTTCGGCGTATTGATGGTATTGTCCACCGACAATATCGAGTGTGAAGAAATCAAAGATTTGGCAGGTTTGAACCAACGCCATGCCTGGTTTGCCTTCCTGATGCTGCTGGCGATGTTCTCGATGGCGGGTATTCCGCCGCTGATGGGCTTTTACGCCAAATTCGGCGTGATTAAGGCTTTGTTGAGCGCATCGACCGCCCAAAACGCCGCCATGGCGGGCAGTACATACATCGTACTTGCCGTGTTCGCCGTAGTGATGTCGTTAATCGGCGCGTTCTACTACCTGCGCGTAGTCAAGGTCATGTATTTCGACGAATCTGCCCATGACCAGCCCGTTGGCAGCAACTATGTCGCCAAATTCTTCCTAAGCGTCAACGCGTTCCTGCTGATTTTGTGGGGCATCATGCCACAAACGGTGATTGACTGGTGCGCTAGGGCTTTGGAAAACACCTTGTAA
- a CDS encoding NADH-quinone oxidoreductase subunit M, protein MFSNYLLSLAIWIPIAAGVLVLATGPDSRAPLARVLALIGALAGFLVTLPLFTGFDRLSGGYQFTEFHEWIPLLRINYSLGVDGISVLFVILNAFITLMVVLAGWEVIQKRPAQYMAAFLIMSGLINGAFAARDALLFYVFFEGMLIPLYLIIGVWGGPRRVYASVKLFLYTLMGSLLMLVAIVYLSYQAGGFSIEDFQNIKQIPLGVQQLLFVAFFLSFAVKVPMFPVHTWLPDAHVEAPTGGSMVLAAITLKLGAYGFLRFILPILPDASRYFAPVIIVLSLIAVVYIGMVALVQTDMKKLVAYSSISHMGFVTLGMFLFINGQLNDWALKGAVIQMISHGFVSAAMFMCIGVMYDRLHTRNIADYGGVVNVMPKFAAFMMLFAMANAGLPATSGFVGEFMVIMGAVKVNFWVGALAALTLIYGASYTLWMYKRVIFGAVGNPHVADMKDINCREFAILAILAVAVLGMGLYPQAFIEVVHQAANDLIAHVAQSKI, encoded by the coding sequence ATGTTTTCCAACTACCTACTCAGCTTGGCAATATGGATACCCATCGCTGCGGGCGTGCTGGTTTTGGCGACGGGGCCGGACAGCCGTGCGCCGCTTGCCCGCGTGCTCGCTTTAATCGGTGCGCTTGCCGGTTTCTTGGTAACGCTGCCCTTGTTTACGGGTTTCGACCGTTTGAGCGGCGGTTATCAGTTTACCGAGTTCCACGAGTGGATTCCGCTTTTGCGGATCAACTACTCGCTGGGTGTGGACGGTATTTCGGTGCTGTTTGTCATTCTGAACGCGTTTATCACGCTGATGGTGGTGCTGGCGGGTTGGGAAGTGATTCAGAAGCGTCCGGCGCAGTATATGGCGGCGTTTTTAATCATGTCGGGCCTGATTAACGGCGCGTTTGCGGCGCGGGATGCCCTGCTGTTTTATGTGTTCTTCGAGGGCATGCTGATTCCGCTGTACCTGATTATCGGCGTGTGGGGCGGTCCGCGCCGCGTGTATGCGTCGGTGAAGCTGTTTCTCTATACGTTGATGGGGTCGTTGCTGATGCTGGTGGCGATTGTGTACCTGTCTTACCAGGCGGGCGGCTTTTCGATTGAGGATTTCCAAAACATCAAACAGATTCCGCTGGGCGTGCAACAGCTTTTGTTTGTGGCGTTTTTCCTGTCGTTTGCGGTGAAAGTGCCGATGTTCCCCGTGCACACTTGGCTGCCGGATGCCCACGTTGAGGCGCCGACCGGCGGTTCGATGGTGTTGGCGGCGATTACGCTGAAATTGGGCGCATACGGCTTTTTGCGCTTCATCCTGCCGATTCTGCCCGATGCGTCGCGCTATTTCGCGCCGGTCATCATCGTGTTGAGCCTGATTGCGGTGGTGTATATCGGCATGGTTGCGCTGGTGCAGACCGATATGAAAAAACTGGTGGCGTATTCGTCCATCAGCCATATGGGTTTCGTTACCTTGGGAATGTTCTTGTTCATTAACGGGCAGTTGAACGACTGGGCATTGAAAGGCGCGGTCATTCAGATGATTTCGCACGGTTTCGTGTCGGCGGCGATGTTTATGTGCATCGGCGTGATGTACGACCGCCTGCACACGCGCAATATCGCCGATTACGGCGGCGTGGTGAACGTGATGCCCAAGTTTGCGGCGTTTATGATGCTGTTTGCGATGGCAAACGCGGGGCTGCCGGCGACTTCGGGCTTCGTGGGCGAGTTTATGGTGATTATGGGCGCGGTCAAAGTGAATTTCTGGGTAGGCGCGCTGGCGGCACTGACGCTGATTTACGGTGCGTCTTACACGCTGTGGATGTATAAGCGCGTGATTTTCGGTGCGGTCGGCAATCCGCACGTTGCCGATATGAAAGACATCAACTGCCGCGAATTTGCGATTCTGGCGATTTTGGCGGTTGCGGTATTGGGTATGGGCCTGTATCCGCAGGCGTTTATCGAAGTGGTGCATCAGGCGGCAAACGATTTGATTGCCCATGTGGCGCAAAGCAAGATTTGA
- a CDS encoding type II toxin-antitoxin system VapC family toxin, which yields MTVYLLDTNYLVYLADDDSDEEKRKAVLSDMAKKLQQDDNRFVITPLIRYEVLRGVDWGKSEKLSRLTGVLAQFESLDITQNVSDLASNLYRFDKFEAERDNTPKNLEKRKFDMFHYATASVNNLEILSHDTDVNKIKYLHERMRLEDSAKLA from the coding sequence ATGACGGTTTATCTTTTAGATACCAATTACTTGGTTTATTTGGCGGATGATGACAGTGACGAAGAAAAGCGGAAAGCCGTATTGAGCGATATGGCGAAAAAGTTGCAACAGGATGACAACCGTTTTGTGATTACCCCGCTTATCCGTTATGAAGTTTTGCGCGGTGTGGATTGGGGGAAATCTGAGAAATTGTCTCGATTGACCGGTGTTTTGGCACAGTTTGAATCTTTGGACATTACACAGAATGTTTCTGATTTGGCAAGTAATCTGTACCGCTTTGATAAGTTTGAAGCCGAACGTGATAATACGCCGAAGAATTTAGAAAAACGTAAATTCGATATGTTTCATTATGCGACTGCCAGTGTGAATAATTTAGAAATCTTATCCCACGATACCGATGTTAATAAGATCAAATATTTACATGAAAGAATGAGGCTGGAAGATTCGGCAAAATTAGCTTGA